The following proteins are co-located in the Silene latifolia isolate original U9 population chromosome 1, ASM4854445v1, whole genome shotgun sequence genome:
- the LOC141601938 gene encoding ATP-dependent Clp protease ATP-binding subunit ClpA homolog CD4B, chloroplastic-like, protein MAGALLQSTNIPATFAYQRNGQFHRSGKSRKAVKMMATLQAPGYQINSFSGLRGSNSLDTLGSTNDCFYTKMRAVLSVRRGTASRGVVRAMFERFTEKAIKVIMLAQEEARRLGHNFVGTEQILLGLIGEGTGIAAKVLKSMGINLKDARVEVEKIIGRGSGFVAVEIPFTPRAKRVLELSLEEARQLGHNYIGSEHLLLGLLREGEGVAARVLENLGADPSNIRTQVIRMVGENTETVGAGVGGGTSGNKTPTLEEYGTNLTKLAEEGKLDPVVGRQPQIERVTQILGRRTKNNPCLIGEPGVGKTAIAEGLAQRIATGDVPETIEGKKVITLDMGLLVAGTKYRGEFEERLKKLMEEIKQSDDIILFIDEVHTLIGAGAAEGAIDAANILKPALARGELQCIGATTLDEYRKHIEKDPALERRFQPVKVPEPTVDETIQILKGLRERYEIHHKLRYTDDSLEAAARLSYQYISDRFLPDKAIDLIDEAGSRVRLRHAQLPEEARELEKELRQITKEKNDAVRGQDFEKAGELRDREMDLKAQITAMIEKNKEMSKAETEAGDVGPVVTEVDIQHIVASWTGIPVDKVSADESDRLLKMEDTLHTRIIGQDEAVKAISRAIRRARVGLKNPNRPIASFIFSGPTGVGKSELAKALAAYYFGSEEAMIRLDMSEFMERHTVSKLIGSPPGYVGYTEGGQLTEAVRRRPYTVVLFDEIEKAHPDVFNMMLQILEDGRLTDSKGRTVDFKNTLLIMTSNVGSSVIEKGGRKIGFDLDYDQKDSSYNRIKSLVTEELKQYFRPEFLNRLDEMIVFRQLTKLEVKEIADIMLKEVFGRLKSKEIELQVTERFRDRVVDEGYNPSYGARPLRRAIMRLLEDSMAEKMLSREIKEGDSVIVDVDSDGNVIVLNGSTGAPPEFLPEVITV, encoded by the exons ATGGCCGGGGCTTTACTTCAATCCACTAATATCCCTGCTACATTTGCCTATCAAAGAAATGGACAATTTCATAGATCAGGAAAGAGTAGAAAGGCTGTGAAAATGATGGCCACCCTTCAAGCACCTGGGTATCAAATAAATAGTTTCTCGGGGTTGCGTGGTAGTAATTCTTTGGATACCTTAGGATCTACTAATGATTGTTTTTATACCAAAATGAGGGCGGTTTTATCTGTACGAAGAGGGACAGCCAGCCGGGGTGTGGTTAGAGCAATGTTTGAACGTTTCACTGAGAAAGCTATTAAAGTAATCATGCTTGCTCAAGAGGAGGCTAGACGGTTAGGACATAATTTTGTCGGCACTGAGCAAATTCTGTTGGGTCTTATTGGGGAAGGCACAGGTATTGCTGCCAAGGTTCTAAAGTCAATGGGAATTAATCTCAAAGATGCCCGTGTAGAAGTTGAGAAGATAATTGGAAGAGGTAGTGGTTTTGTTGCTGTTGAGATTCCGTTCACTCCTCGTGCGAAGCGTGTGTTGGAACTTTCACTGGAGGAAGCTCGGCAACTTG GACACAACTATATTGGATCTGAACACTTGCTTTTGGGACTTCTTCGTGAGGGCGAGGGAGTTGCTGCTCGCGTTCTAGAGAACTTGGGAGCTGATCCAAGTAACATTCGAACACAG GTTATTCGTATGGTGGGTGAGAACACAGAAACTGTTGGCGCTGGCGTTGGTGGAGGCACCAGTGGAAATAAGACTCCCACCTTGGAGGAGTATGGAACAAATCTGACAAAGCTTGCAGAAGAG GGGAAATTGGATCCTGTTGTTGGAAGGCAGCCACAAATTGAGCGTGTAACCCAAATTCTTGGCAGAAGAACAAAGAACAACCCTTGTCTTATTGGTGAGCCAGGAGTTGGCAAAACAGCTATTGCTGAGGGCCTTGCACAAAGAATAGCAACTGGTGATGTTCCTGAAACAATTGAGGGAAAGAAG GTTATAACCCTCGATATGGGTCTTCTGGTTGCTGGAACGAAATACCGTGGAGAGTTTGAGGAAAGACTGAAGAAGTTGATGGAGGAAATCAAGCAGAGTGATGATATAATCCTTTTTATTGATGAGGTACACACTTTGATTGGGGCAGGAGCGGCAGAAGGAGCAATTGATGCTGCCAACATTTTAAAACCCGCTCTTGCAAGAGGTGAATTACAG TGCATTGGAGCCACCACCCTTGATGAATACAGGAAACATATCGAGAAAGATCCTGCTCTAGAGAGAAGGTTTCAGCCTGTGAAGGTGCCGGAACCAACAGTAGATGAAACCATACAAATTCTGAAAGGGCTTCGTGAACGTTATGAGATACATCATAAGCTTCGCTACACTGACGATTCCCTGGAGGCAGCAGCACGGCTTTCTTACCAGTATATCAG TGACCGTTTCCTGCCTGATAAAGCTATAGATCTTATTGATGAAGCTGGTTCTCGGGTTAGATTGCGCCATGCACAG CTGCCTGAAGAAGCTAGGGAGCTTGAAAAAGAACTCCGACAAATTACAAAGGAAAAGAATGACGCTGTCCGGGGCCAAGACTTTGAAAAG GCCGGAGAGTTGCGTGACCGAGAAATGGACCTCAAGGCCCAAATAACCGCTATGATCGAGAAAAACAAGGAAATGAGCAAGGCTGAAACCGAAGCTGGTGATGTGGGGCCTGTCGTGACAGAAGTGGACATTCAGCATATTGTCGCTTCTTGGACTGGCATTCCTGTTGACAAAGTGTCTGCCGatgaatctgaccgtctcctTAAAATGGAGGACACACTTCATACCAGAATTATCGGTCAAGATGAGGCTGTAAAAGCCATTAGTCGTGCCATTCGTCGTGCTCGTGTAGGTCTCAAGAATCCCAACCGTCCTATCGCTAGCTTTATATTCTCTGGCCCAACTGGTGTTGGCAAATCCGAGCTTGCAAAAGCCTTAGCTGCCTACTACTTTGGATCTGAAGAAGCCATGATCCGGCTTGATATGAGTGAGTTTATGGAGAGACACACCGTCTCCAAGTTAATTGGGTCACCTCCAGGTTACGTGGGTTACACCGAGGGTGGTCAACTAACAGAAGCCGTTAGGCGTCGGCCTTACACGGTGGTGCTCTTTGATGAAATCGAGAAGGCCCATCCTGATGTTTTCAACATGATGCTTCAAATACTCGAAGATGGGAGGTTGACCGATAGCAAAGGCCGAACGGTTGACTTTAAGAACACCCTCCTAATTATGACATCAAATGTCGGAAGCAGCGTTATTGAGAAAGGTGGGCGTAAGATagggttcgacctcgactacgaCCAGAAGGATAGCAGTTACAACAGAATAAAGAGCCTGGTGACAGAGGAGTTGAAGCAGTACTTCCGACCCGAGTTCTTGAATAGATTGGATGAGATGATTGTGTTCAGGCAGCTAACAAAATTAGAGGTGAAGGAGATTGCAGATATAATGTTGAAAGAAGTTTTTGGGAGGTTGAAGTCCAAAGAGATTGAACTCCAAGTAACCGAGAGATTCAGAGACCGAGTGGTGGACGAGGGTTACAACCCGAGCTATGGGGCTCGGCCTTTGAGAAGAGCCATTATGAGACTTCTGGAGGACAGCATGGCCGAGAAAATGCTCTCCCGTGAAATAAAAGAGGGAGACTCTGTGATCGTGGATGTCGACTCAGACGGGAACGTTATTGTTCTCAACGGTAGTACCGGTGCGCCTCCTGAATTCTTGCCTGAGGTTATCACAGTCTGA